A window of the Thalassoglobus sp. JC818 genome harbors these coding sequences:
- a CDS encoding sulfatase, whose amino-acid sequence MNRLALILVVALMHLCWMPLTDAAAPEQQPNVVLILVDDLGWMDLSCQGSDYFRTPNIDALANDGIRFTDAYAACAVCSPTRSAIMTGRYPARVGVTDWIRARFQRGGIGTPSENPTEFVGGPKQKLLCPPNPYWMEHEEVTIAELLAPLGYASCHVGKWHLGDPEWYPTHQGFDVNVAGCDLGQPPSYFDPYTHERYHFDGQLEPRKEGEFLTHREADEAAEFIREHKDEPFFLNYCPYAVHTPIQAIEEVAKTYEREGKSAVNAKYAALVESVDDAVGTIVGELEKLGLTDRTLVIFTSDNGGLIGPTNNAPLRSGKGYAYEGGIRVPLIMKWPGVIPAQTTSDEPVMSIDLLPTIAAATGATLPSDRTIDGESLLSLVQSGGEEGLEERVLTWHFPHYRHAPGPYSIIRSGDWKLIRWDEGPVELYNLDEDLGETKNLSDKLPELRVELNAKLDAELKAQGAKIPVPNPNYR is encoded by the coding sequence ATGAATCGCCTCGCACTCATTCTCGTGGTCGCACTGATGCATCTGTGCTGGATGCCCCTAACTGATGCCGCCGCACCCGAGCAGCAACCGAACGTGGTTCTGATCCTCGTTGACGATCTGGGATGGATGGACCTGTCGTGCCAGGGAAGCGACTACTTTCGCACTCCGAACATTGACGCACTCGCCAACGATGGAATCCGCTTCACTGATGCCTACGCTGCCTGTGCCGTCTGCAGCCCGACCAGATCGGCAATCATGACTGGACGATACCCAGCCAGAGTTGGCGTTACCGATTGGATTCGAGCACGTTTTCAGCGCGGGGGAATCGGAACTCCATCAGAAAACCCTACGGAGTTTGTCGGTGGTCCAAAACAAAAATTGCTCTGCCCTCCCAATCCGTACTGGATGGAACATGAAGAGGTCACCATCGCAGAACTTCTCGCTCCGCTTGGATACGCTTCCTGCCATGTCGGGAAATGGCACTTAGGTGACCCGGAGTGGTATCCAACTCACCAAGGATTTGACGTAAACGTTGCAGGTTGTGATCTCGGCCAACCACCTTCTTACTTCGATCCGTACACCCATGAACGTTATCACTTCGATGGTCAACTCGAACCTCGCAAAGAGGGCGAATTCCTAACGCATCGCGAAGCCGATGAAGCTGCCGAGTTTATTCGCGAACACAAGGATGAGCCGTTCTTTCTGAACTATTGCCCCTACGCCGTTCACACACCGATCCAGGCAATCGAAGAGGTCGCGAAGACTTATGAGCGAGAAGGCAAATCAGCAGTCAACGCCAAGTACGCAGCTCTCGTTGAAAGCGTGGACGATGCGGTTGGAACGATCGTTGGCGAACTCGAAAAACTCGGCCTAACAGATCGAACACTCGTCATTTTCACTTCGGACAACGGCGGACTCATTGGCCCGACCAACAATGCCCCGCTCCGCTCCGGCAAGGGATACGCTTACGAAGGCGGAATCCGCGTTCCTCTGATTATGAAGTGGCCCGGTGTCATTCCGGCTCAAACGACTTCTGACGAACCTGTCATGAGCATCGATTTGCTGCCCACCATCGCAGCTGCAACAGGTGCCACCCTTCCCAGCGACCGCACCATCGATGGTGAGTCCCTGCTGTCGCTCGTTCAATCGGGAGGAGAAGAGGGTCTCGAAGAGAGAGTGTTGACGTGGCACTTCCCGCACTATCGTCACGCTCCTGGACCTTATTCTATCATTCGATCAGGCGACTGGAAGTTGATTCGCTGGGATGAAGGTCCTGTCGAACTCTACAATCTCGACGAAGATCTCGGAGAAACGAAAAATCTGTCCGACAAACTCCCCGAGCTTCGCGTAGAACTTAACGCCAAGCTTGATGCCGAATTGAAAGCTCAAGGAGCCAAGATTCCCGTTCCCAATCCGAATTACCGTTAG
- a CDS encoding 4a-hydroxytetrahydrobiopterin dehydratase: protein MPNDVILTDEEIEKALSELPGWEVRDNWLRRKYKTPGWPHTLMLANTISYIAEAAHHHPDLELGYAQVIFKIQTHRVKAITESDVALARKVHEVVTWLPGDDSPLDGYPKSWIK, encoded by the coding sequence ATGCCAAATGATGTCATTCTGACCGACGAAGAGATCGAAAAAGCACTTTCTGAGCTTCCTGGATGGGAAGTTCGCGACAACTGGCTCCGGCGAAAATACAAAACCCCGGGCTGGCCCCACACTCTCATGCTGGCCAATACGATCAGCTACATTGCCGAAGCTGCGCATCACCATCCGGATCTGGAACTCGGATACGCGCAGGTGATTTTCAAGATTCAGACTCACCGAGTGAAAGCCATCACGGAGAGCGATGTGGCGCTCGCCAGGAAAGTCCACGAGGTCGTCACCTGGCTGCCGGGCGACGACTCTCCTCTCGACGGATATCCCAAAAGCTGGATCAAGTGA
- a CDS encoding bifunctional oligoribonuclease/PAP phosphatase NrnA → MPIDWQALADIISTHQRFVLTSHVRPDADAIGSEIGFAELLLQLGKDVRIVNPSATPNHLSFLDPDQRIVKIGQNVTAESVCDTDVHVVLDTSAWVQLGDVGKVLEKTPAKKVIIDHHVSSDDLGAVEFKDSSAAATGVLVSEFAEFMGQPPRGHQADALFAAIATDTGWYRFSNADGRTYRAAGRLIDSGVQPNDLYRELYERSSLAQLKLKAIMLNRVEVEFDGRLAHTFALRKDFSETKAHPADTDGMVNTCLTVEGVEAGFMLVQQLDGRIKASLRSRSDMDVAVIAEQFGGGGHQKAAGTMLPGPLETARETLLKAFSESFQQAPSPT, encoded by the coding sequence ATGCCCATCGATTGGCAAGCGCTTGCCGACATCATCTCAACCCATCAACGGTTTGTCCTCACCAGTCACGTGCGTCCTGACGCCGACGCGATTGGTTCAGAGATTGGCTTCGCTGAATTACTTCTGCAACTCGGTAAAGACGTCAGAATTGTGAATCCTTCTGCGACTCCAAATCATCTTTCGTTTTTGGATCCTGATCAGCGAATTGTCAAAATCGGTCAGAATGTGACCGCGGAATCGGTTTGTGATACCGATGTTCATGTTGTTCTTGATACCAGCGCCTGGGTGCAATTGGGCGATGTCGGCAAGGTGCTCGAAAAAACACCTGCAAAGAAAGTGATCATTGACCATCACGTCAGCTCAGACGATCTCGGAGCTGTCGAGTTCAAGGATTCTTCAGCGGCTGCCACCGGAGTTCTCGTTTCTGAGTTCGCCGAATTCATGGGACAGCCTCCTCGAGGCCATCAGGCGGACGCTCTCTTCGCAGCGATTGCCACGGACACCGGCTGGTACCGATTTTCGAATGCGGATGGTCGGACCTATCGCGCAGCTGGCAGATTGATCGATTCCGGTGTCCAGCCGAATGACTTATACAGGGAGCTTTACGAACGATCTTCTCTCGCGCAGCTGAAGTTGAAAGCCATCATGCTCAATCGGGTGGAAGTCGAATTCGACGGTCGCCTCGCGCACACGTTTGCACTTCGTAAGGACTTTTCAGAGACTAAAGCTCATCCTGCGGATACTGATGGAATGGTCAACACGTGCCTGACGGTCGAAGGAGTGGAGGCGGGCTTCATGCTCGTCCAGCAACTCGATGGTCGAATTAAAGCGAGTTTGAGAAGCCGTTCCGACATGGATGTAGCCGTCATTGCCGAGCAATTCGGCGGCGGAGGCCATCAGAAAGCTGCAGGCACGATGCTCCCCGGTCCACTGGAAACTGCTCGCGAAACCTTATTGAAGGCCTTTTCCGAGTCCTTTCAGCAGGCCCCCAGCCCTACCTGA
- a CDS encoding Rieske 2Fe-2S domain-containing protein: protein MTETHSPDATEQANPPRRNFLVKFAAVLVGGVITAVPLVFGGGFFLNPLLKKKSSDEDSDGFTFIGSTNSLLPGGPPRSYKVTGAKQDAWTTYAETAIGAVYLKMDEDRSVTAFNASCPHLGCTVNYKTDANAFICPCHDSSFNLDGERSNEIPPRGLDTLNVEVRNDNEIWVKFENFRAGTAEKIPV, encoded by the coding sequence ATGACAGAGACACACAGTCCCGATGCAACTGAGCAGGCCAATCCTCCTCGACGAAACTTCCTCGTGAAGTTTGCCGCTGTTCTTGTCGGTGGAGTGATTACAGCCGTCCCGCTGGTTTTTGGCGGAGGCTTCTTTCTCAATCCGCTCCTCAAGAAGAAAAGCTCGGATGAGGACTCGGATGGATTCACGTTCATCGGCTCCACAAACAGTCTCTTACCGGGCGGTCCACCGCGAAGCTACAAAGTGACCGGCGCGAAGCAAGATGCATGGACGACCTACGCCGAGACAGCGATCGGAGCGGTCTACTTGAAGATGGACGAAGACCGAAGTGTCACAGCCTTCAACGCGAGTTGTCCTCACCTTGGTTGCACAGTGAATTATAAGACCGACGCGAATGCGTTCATTTGCCCGTGTCATGACAGTTCGTTCAATCTCGATGGGGAACGAAGCAACGAAATTCCTCCTCGCGGATTGGATACACTCAACGTCGAGGTGCGAAACGACAACGAGATTTGGGTCAAGTTCGAGAATTTCCGAGCGGGAACCGCTGAGAAAATTCCGGTTTGA
- a CDS encoding cytochrome b N-terminal domain-containing protein: MNRLLDWLDHRTGYRDLMHEALNEPIPGGAKWRYVWGSTLTFTFFIQVITGFCLWMAYSPGATTAWESVYFIQHQMVFGWVVRGIHHFAAQAMMILLILHLMQVVIDGAYRAPREVNFWLGLVLMQIVMFLGLTGYLLPWDQKGYYATRVATEIMGSAPFVGPWIQQLVQGGPSYGNHTLTRFFALHAGVLPAMLVMFLGLHIYVFRRHALHAIKHEGEEDGVFWPDQILKDGVACLAVLAAIMGATLYWHGAELTAPANPAEAYSAARPEWYYLFLFKFLQFEFVSQWGEATHLGEALGAIVIPGALFAVLALMPITAYFKWGHKFNVAYLWSMLGIAGVLTGMAYYEDWYADTPEGRDFRQAVDEAHRDGARTVALAESKTGIPPSGAALLLANDPLTQGPKIFEQYCLSCHQPESRFDDFAEAPQAPGLADPNNRDQIDFGSRDWIRSVLTDFGGHFAALANIEGDRGEAAEAILEGSMKDWSDSNAETLTASENADDYVALVEFLYTQSQRPDALSPGSDVVLRGMEIFTTGELTNGSVDACVDCHSMHPLVVDPSGLSDRWILADEALSEDLQPVLTGYGGTEWILQMVADPQAHYAGEYGNNAMPGFADQMTQQELELVSKWLAKDFYVAPASEEAESH, from the coding sequence ATGAATCGTCTGTTGGATTGGCTGGATCATCGAACCGGATATCGTGACCTAATGCACGAGGCGCTCAACGAGCCGATCCCCGGTGGCGCGAAATGGCGCTACGTCTGGGGAAGCACGTTGACCTTCACCTTCTTCATTCAGGTGATCACTGGCTTCTGCCTCTGGATGGCTTACAGCCCCGGCGCGACGACTGCCTGGGAGAGTGTCTACTTCATCCAGCATCAAATGGTCTTTGGTTGGGTTGTGCGAGGCATTCATCACTTCGCTGCCCAGGCGATGATGATCTTGTTGATCCTCCATCTGATGCAGGTTGTGATCGACGGAGCTTATCGAGCCCCGCGTGAAGTCAATTTCTGGCTCGGGCTGGTGCTGATGCAGATCGTCATGTTTCTCGGCCTGACGGGATACCTCCTCCCCTGGGATCAAAAAGGGTATTACGCGACACGAGTAGCCACGGAGATCATGGGATCGGCCCCATTTGTCGGACCGTGGATTCAACAGCTCGTGCAAGGTGGTCCAAGTTATGGAAATCATACACTGACGCGGTTCTTCGCGCTGCATGCGGGAGTTCTTCCGGCCATGCTGGTGATGTTCCTCGGATTGCATATTTACGTTTTCCGAAGACATGCCCTGCACGCAATTAAGCACGAGGGCGAAGAAGACGGCGTATTCTGGCCGGATCAAATCTTGAAAGACGGTGTCGCGTGCCTTGCAGTCCTGGCTGCCATTATGGGAGCGACGTTGTACTGGCACGGAGCCGAACTGACCGCCCCCGCCAACCCGGCTGAAGCCTACTCAGCCGCTCGTCCTGAATGGTATTACCTGTTCCTGTTCAAGTTTCTTCAGTTCGAGTTTGTTAGTCAGTGGGGTGAAGCGACTCATCTCGGCGAAGCACTCGGAGCGATTGTCATTCCCGGAGCCCTGTTTGCGGTTCTGGCACTGATGCCGATCACTGCGTACTTCAAGTGGGGACACAAATTTAACGTGGCCTACTTGTGGTCCATGTTGGGAATCGCTGGCGTCCTGACCGGAATGGCATATTACGAAGACTGGTACGCAGACACCCCAGAGGGACGCGACTTTCGACAAGCGGTCGATGAGGCTCATCGAGACGGAGCCAGAACTGTGGCACTGGCGGAATCCAAGACTGGAATTCCACCATCGGGGGCGGCGCTGCTTCTCGCCAACGATCCCCTTACTCAAGGTCCGAAGATCTTTGAACAGTATTGTTTGAGCTGTCATCAGCCTGAGTCACGATTTGACGACTTCGCGGAAGCACCGCAAGCACCCGGACTTGCCGATCCGAATAACCGCGACCAGATTGACTTTGGATCACGCGACTGGATTCGCTCCGTACTGACCGACTTCGGTGGTCACTTTGCAGCTTTGGCGAATATCGAAGGCGATCGAGGAGAAGCAGCGGAGGCAATCCTCGAAGGCTCCATGAAAGATTGGTCGGACTCCAATGCGGAAACACTGACTGCATCGGAAAACGCCGACGACTACGTAGCACTCGTCGAGTTCCTCTACACTCAAAGTCAGCGACCGGACGCTCTCTCTCCCGGGAGCGATGTCGTCCTTCGTGGAATGGAAATCTTCACCACTGGCGAACTTACAAATGGATCAGTCGATGCCTGTGTCGACTGTCACAGCATGCATCCGCTTGTTGTCGACCCGTCTGGTCTCTCTGATCGATGGATTCTTGCGGACGAAGCACTCTCCGAAGACTTGCAGCCAGTGCTGACCGGGTACGGAGGAACAGAGTGGATTCTGCAAATGGTGGCCGATCCTCAAGCACACTACGCTGGAGAGTACGGAAACAACGCGATGCCTGGCTTCGCCGATCAGATGACTCAGCAAGAATTAGAACTTGTCTCGAAGTGGCTAGCGAAAGACTTTTATGTCGCTCCAGCCAGTGAAGAGGCTGAGAGTCATTAA
- a CDS encoding sulfatase — MKRVAPLVMLVFVLCGRTESADRPNILFIFTDDHAPHAIGAYDGWLKDVNPTPNIDRLASEGMVFENSFCTNSICGPSRAVIQTGKHSHINGFRENSDRFNGDQQTFPKLLQKVGYSTAMIGKWHLGTDPQGFDFWKVLPGQGDYYNPVFISEEGREVVEGYCTDLVTDMALNWLENDRDKDKPFMLMCQHKAPHRTWMPPLRYLELYDDVDIPEPATLFDNWEDNASPARFQEMEIDGHLNIVFDCFGPPLHGWDPEKGKSTDRSGFRNLQKMTPEQLEAWNAVFDRKNNELKKLNLDGKELVRWKYHRYIRNYLRCIRGVDDSVGQLMAYLEEAGLADNTVVIYSSDQGFYLGDHGWYDKRWMYEESLKMPLIVKWPHVTPPGTINTDLVQNLDYAETFLDMAGAEIPDDMQGRSLVPLLKGETPDDWREAIYYHYHEYPSVHMVAKHNGIRTERYKLIHFYQFGEWEFYDLEKDPDELLNEYENPQYAEVIENLKGQLTGLIEDYGDESDMSEKDDNWKKQFRTLEGE; from the coding sequence ATGAAACGCGTCGCGCCGCTGGTCATGCTGGTGTTCGTTCTCTGTGGACGGACCGAATCTGCCGATCGACCGAACATTCTGTTTATCTTTACAGACGATCACGCACCTCATGCGATTGGTGCTTACGATGGATGGCTGAAGGACGTCAATCCGACACCCAATATCGATCGACTGGCGTCAGAAGGAATGGTCTTCGAGAACAGCTTCTGCACGAACTCCATTTGTGGTCCGAGTCGGGCGGTCATTCAGACCGGCAAGCACAGCCACATCAACGGATTTCGTGAAAACTCCGACCGCTTCAATGGGGATCAGCAGACCTTCCCGAAACTCCTTCAAAAAGTCGGTTACTCGACAGCCATGATTGGGAAGTGGCACCTTGGAACAGATCCTCAAGGATTCGACTTTTGGAAAGTGTTGCCGGGGCAGGGAGATTACTACAACCCGGTCTTCATTTCAGAAGAAGGACGAGAAGTCGTCGAGGGCTACTGCACCGATCTTGTGACAGACATGGCTCTGAACTGGCTCGAAAACGATCGCGACAAAGACAAGCCGTTCATGTTGATGTGCCAGCACAAAGCACCGCACCGTACATGGATGCCGCCTCTTCGATATCTCGAACTCTACGATGACGTCGATATCCCGGAGCCTGCCACGTTGTTCGACAACTGGGAAGATAATGCCAGCCCAGCACGTTTTCAGGAAATGGAGATCGACGGACATCTCAACATCGTCTTCGATTGTTTCGGTCCACCACTGCACGGTTGGGATCCTGAAAAAGGCAAATCCACCGACCGTTCTGGCTTCCGCAATCTTCAGAAGATGACTCCCGAACAGCTTGAAGCCTGGAACGCTGTTTTCGACCGCAAGAACAACGAGCTGAAGAAGCTCAACCTCGACGGAAAAGAACTCGTGCGATGGAAGTACCATCGCTACATCCGCAACTATCTGCGATGTATTCGCGGCGTGGATGACAGCGTTGGGCAGTTGATGGCTTACCTTGAAGAGGCAGGTTTGGCGGACAACACCGTTGTCATCTATTCATCTGACCAAGGTTTCTATCTGGGTGATCACGGATGGTATGACAAACGTTGGATGTACGAAGAATCCCTCAAAATGCCATTGATTGTGAAGTGGCCGCATGTCACTCCTCCCGGAACGATCAATACCGACCTCGTTCAAAACCTCGACTATGCAGAGACGTTTCTCGACATGGCCGGTGCAGAAATTCCGGACGACATGCAGGGGCGATCACTGGTCCCACTGCTGAAAGGCGAAACTCCTGACGACTGGCGTGAAGCGATTTACTATCACTATCACGAGTATCCCAGCGTTCACATGGTCGCCAAACACAATGGAATTCGCACCGAGCGCTACAAGCTGATCCACTTCTATCAGTTCGGAGAATGGGAGTTCTACGACCTCGAAAAAGATCCCGACGAATTGCTCAATGAATACGAGAATCCTCAATACGCCGAAGTGATCGAGAATCTGAAAGGTCAACTGACTGGGCTGATCGAAGACTACGGTGACGAGAGCGATATGTCTGAAAAGGACGACAACTGGAAGAAGCAATTCCGAACGCTAGAAGGAGAGTGA
- a CDS encoding diacylglycerol kinase family protein, whose protein sequence is MTQTNSPSSRTSQTWVAIQRNPKSGSGRQVREIKELISELRNRGIRPRLFSRRNELDTAVASCSAQQPLCGIVAAGGDGTLLDLINRHPKIPIAVLPLGTENLCAKYLGIPRSGSAVAKMVAEGHTSQFDIGSLISIPTNDQQGESAQVSSETEVTQRFIVMASIGFDAAVIHHMHAHRQGNIHRLSYLNPIAQVLKSYSYPELRVYVDDDPVPVVGRNVIVANLPSYALGLRVASNAEGNDGLLDVRVLQQGSLLGMFRYLALIYYRRHERVKDVISRQGSQIRIESDQPSPIQIDGDPAGMTPATITIEKRAGELFVPDSFKNSALNT, encoded by the coding sequence ATGACACAGACAAACTCTCCATCCTCAAGAACCTCTCAAACGTGGGTTGCGATTCAGCGGAATCCGAAGTCCGGTTCTGGACGTCAGGTTCGGGAAATCAAAGAACTCATCTCTGAACTCCGAAACCGTGGAATCCGGCCGAGACTTTTCTCGCGGAGAAACGAACTCGATACAGCTGTCGCCAGTTGTTCAGCACAGCAGCCTCTTTGTGGAATTGTCGCAGCTGGGGGCGATGGCACGCTGCTTGATCTGATCAATCGGCACCCGAAGATTCCGATCGCGGTGTTGCCGCTTGGCACAGAGAATCTTTGCGCGAAGTACCTCGGAATTCCGAGAAGCGGTTCTGCAGTCGCGAAAATGGTTGCTGAAGGACATACGTCGCAATTTGATATCGGGAGTCTCATCTCAATACCGACCAATGACCAGCAAGGCGAGAGTGCTCAGGTTTCTTCGGAGACGGAAGTCACTCAACGATTCATCGTGATGGCGAGTATCGGATTCGATGCTGCGGTGATTCACCATATGCACGCTCATCGCCAAGGGAACATACATCGCCTCAGCTATCTGAATCCCATCGCACAGGTTCTGAAGAGTTACAGCTATCCGGAGCTGCGAGTGTATGTCGACGACGATCCTGTTCCAGTTGTCGGACGAAATGTGATCGTTGCGAATCTTCCGTCCTACGCACTTGGACTCCGCGTGGCATCGAATGCGGAAGGGAACGACGGACTTCTCGATGTGCGCGTTCTCCAGCAGGGTTCACTGTTGGGGATGTTTCGATACCTGGCGCTGATTTACTATCGACGTCACGAACGGGTGAAAGATGTGATTTCACGGCAAGGGTCACAAATCCGAATCGAGAGCGATCAGCCCAGCCCGATTCAGATCGATGGAGATCCCGCCGGGATGACGCCAGCGACAATCACAATTGAAAAAAGAGCCGGGGAACTCTTTGTCCCCGACTCTTTCAAAAACTCAGCTCTCAATACTTAA
- a CDS encoding arylsulfatase, translating into MSESHWRQLCIASLCVLKLLFCDSLTTSTTQADSSTNSHPNVVVILTDDQGWGDLSLNGNTNLKTPNIDSLAADGAKFDRFYVCPVCSPTRAEFLTGRYHPRSGVYSTSAGGERMNLDEKTIADVFQEAGYHTAAYGKWHNGMQYPYHPNGRGFDEFYGFCSGHWGHYFDWMLERNGELVQGNGFTVDDFTTQAMNFIDEHQDEPFFIYLPYNTPHSPMQVPQKYWDRHRDQELEMRSDNPEKEDIGHTRAALAMCENIDDNVGRLLAKLDERDLADNTIFIYFCDNGPNGNRWNGGMKGRKGSTDEGGVRSPCLVRWPAKIPAGEMITEIGGAIDLLPTLADMCGIDLQDHPAALDGISLSPLLTGEETSWPDRTIFSHWRNRVSARTQRFRLDHEGQLFDMQSDPGQKKNVVADHPEIAKELKAQVKQWKKTVLEGYDQDDRPFLVGHPDFIATQIPARDGVAHGKIQRSNRFPNCSYFTNWVSTDDTIQWDVEVVEDGAFEVDLYYTCKADDVGCVMELSCGDSSIAACIETPNDPPLVGAEEDRVERQESYVKDFHPVSIGTISLKKGAGQLVLKALEIPGDEAIEFRLLMLKRVD; encoded by the coding sequence ATGTCTGAATCCCATTGGCGACAGTTGTGCATCGCGTCTCTCTGTGTGCTCAAACTTCTGTTTTGTGATTCACTCACAACCTCAACAACACAGGCGGATTCCTCAACGAATTCTCACCCGAATGTTGTTGTCATTCTGACGGACGATCAGGGATGGGGAGATTTAAGCCTCAATGGAAATACAAATCTGAAGACTCCAAACATCGATTCACTGGCAGCTGATGGAGCGAAGTTTGATCGCTTTTATGTCTGTCCGGTTTGCTCTCCGACCCGGGCGGAATTTCTGACAGGTCGATATCACCCGCGAAGTGGAGTGTACAGCACTTCCGCCGGCGGGGAGCGGATGAATCTCGACGAGAAAACGATTGCAGACGTTTTTCAGGAAGCAGGTTATCACACTGCTGCATATGGGAAGTGGCACAACGGAATGCAGTATCCGTACCATCCCAACGGACGGGGATTTGACGAGTTCTACGGATTCTGTTCCGGGCACTGGGGGCACTACTTCGATTGGATGCTGGAGCGCAACGGAGAACTGGTTCAGGGGAATGGGTTTACTGTTGATGACTTCACAACGCAGGCGATGAACTTTATCGATGAGCATCAGGACGAACCGTTTTTCATTTATCTGCCATACAATACCCCTCACTCTCCGATGCAGGTTCCTCAGAAGTACTGGGATCGTCATCGCGATCAAGAACTCGAAATGCGCAGCGACAATCCCGAGAAAGAAGACATCGGTCACACACGAGCTGCGTTGGCGATGTGTGAGAATATCGATGACAATGTCGGCCGACTTCTGGCGAAGCTTGATGAGCGAGATCTCGCAGACAACACAATTTTCATCTACTTCTGTGATAACGGACCGAATGGAAACCGCTGGAACGGCGGGATGAAAGGTCGCAAAGGGTCCACTGATGAAGGAGGAGTTCGATCGCCATGTCTGGTGCGCTGGCCTGCCAAAATTCCAGCTGGTGAGATGATCACGGAAATTGGCGGCGCGATCGATCTGCTTCCGACACTGGCTGATATGTGTGGCATCGATCTTCAGGATCACCCAGCGGCTCTCGACGGAATTAGCCTGAGTCCGTTGCTGACGGGAGAAGAAACGTCGTGGCCGGACCGAACGATTTTCTCGCATTGGCGAAATCGAGTCAGTGCTCGTACACAGCGTTTCCGATTGGACCATGAAGGACAGCTCTTTGATATGCAGTCAGATCCTGGTCAGAAAAAGAACGTCGTCGCTGATCATCCGGAGATCGCAAAAGAGTTGAAAGCTCAAGTGAAGCAGTGGAAGAAGACAGTTCTCGAAGGCTACGATCAGGACGACCGTCCGTTTCTCGTCGGTCATCCGGACTTCATCGCAACTCAAATTCCAGCCCGCGATGGCGTCGCTCATGGGAAGATCCAACGATCCAATCGCTTTCCGAATTGCTCCTACTTCACTAACTGGGTCAGCACGGACGATACCATTCAGTGGGATGTCGAAGTCGTCGAAGATGGAGCGTTTGAGGTCGACCTCTATTACACATGCAAAGCTGACGACGTTGGCTGCGTGATGGAACTTTCGTGCGGCGACTCAAGCATCGCAGCATGCATCGAAACCCCCAACGATCCTCCTCTCGTCGGAGCTGAAGAAGATCGAGTGGAGCGGCAAGAATCGTACGTGAAAGATTTCCATCCGGTTTCAATAGGGACAATCAGCCTCAAGAAGGGTGCTGGTCAACTCGTTCTGAAAGCACTGGAAATTCCTGGAGATGAAGCCATCGAATTCCGTCTCCTGATGCTCAAACGAGTCGATTGA